CTGCTCAAAATTATAATTTATCATATAGTCAATTTATACATGGTTTAAAAATATCATCAATTAATATTAATCGAAAAATATTAGCAGAAACAGCGGTTTTTGATAGAGATACATTTGGTTTATTAATAGATTATTCAAAAAAAGCTTTAATTAATTAATAAATTAACAAAATTTTTATAAACTTTATTTGAGGGAGTAACCAATCTCCCTATGTATATGAAAAATATTTATTAAAAATATATTTATATTATAATTTTAGTATGTTGGTATAAACGTGAAATTAAAAAAAGAAATTCATCAATCTTTAAAAAAAATTTTTAAATTAGCAATTTTAGAAATGAAAGAAATAGATAATATTAACTCATTAAATAATTTTCAATCTAAGTATTTGGGAAAAAATAGTGTTATATCTTTTTATTTTAATAAATTAATTAAATTAAATATTTCTGAGCGTATACAATGTAGTGTTATTTTGAATGATTTTAAAAAAAATATTAAAAATAAAATTAATAATAAAAAAAAAAAAATACATAGAGATATATTAAAAGAAAAAAAAAATAAATCTTTTTTTGATTATTCTTTACCTGGTAGAAAATTTGAACGTGGTAGTTTGCATCCCATTACTATAGTTATTAATGAAATGAAAAAAATTTTTAATCACTTGGGTTTTTTAACATATTATGGTCCAGAATTAGAAGATGTATATTATAATTTTGATTCTTTAAATATACCAAATAATCATCCGTCAAGAAGTATAAATGATACTTTTTGGTTTAATTCTAATCATATTTTACGTACTCAAACGTCTAGTATGCAAGTGAGAATTTTAGAAAAATATTCTTATCCAATAAGAGCTATTTTTCCTGGAAAAGTATATCGCCGTGATTATGATCATACACATACTCCTATGTTTCATCAAATTGAAGGTTTAATAGTAGATAAATCAATTTCTTTTTCAAATTTAAAATGGATTTTAGAAAATTTTATTACACAAATTTTGAAAAAAGATGTTAAATTACGTTTTCGAAGTTCATATTTTCCTTTTACTTGTCCTTCAGCAGAAATGGATATTCAAGATAAATATGGAAATTGGTTAGAAATTTTAGGTTGTGGAATGGTTCATCCTAATGTTTTAAAAAACTGTAAAATTGATCATAATGTTTATTCAGCTTGCGCGTTTGGTGTTGGTATAGAAAGAATTGCTATGTTAAAATATTCAGTATCTGACATTCGTTATTTTTTTGAAAACGATATACGATTTTTAAAACAGTTTGTTTAATAGAGATTATTACAAATGAAGTTTGGTGAAGAATGGTTACATAAATGGATTAATTTGTCTATTTCAAGTAAAAAGATATGTAGACAATTAACAGATTTTGGTTGTGAGGCAGAGTTCATTAAAGAAAATAAGATTCTTTTTTTAAATACAGTTATAGGTCAAATTATTTCAAAAAAAATATATAATATAAATAAAAAATTAATTGTATATACAGTATGTATTGATAAAAATAAAAATGTTCTTATTATATATAAAGAAACTAAGTATTTATTAATTGGAACTAAAGTTCCAGTTATTTTATCTAAAAAATTTTTAAAAAAAAATATTGATAAATTTCTTTTTGATTTTAATGAAAATATTTTAAGTAATAGGTTAGGTTCTTATAGTAAATTAAACATAGAAAAAAATAATCATAATATTATTATTCTAGAAGATACAGCTAAAATAGGATCAAATTTTAATGATTATTTTTATAAAAATACTTGTATAATTAAATTATCTATACCTTTTAACCGTATAGATTTACGTTCTATTTGGGGTATATCTAGAGAAATTGCAATATTAAACAATTTACCTTTACCTAAATTAGTATATAAATCTTCTTTAGATCAAAAAAAACTTTTTTCATGTAATTTTAATGTTAATATTCAAATTAATAATATTCAATATATTTTTTGTGAATTATACTCAATAAAATTAAAATCTGTTTTACCTTTCTGGATGCAAGATCGATTAAGAAGATCTTGTATGTTAACTAATAATATTATAACAAATATTCTGAATTATATATTTATTGAAACTGGACATTGGTTTCATGTTTTTGATTTAGATAAACTGAATAAAAATTTATTTATAAAATGTATAGAAAAAAAAGAAATAATTAAAGATATATATAATAATGATTTTTCTTTGTTAGAAGGTACTATTGTTTTATCAGATAACAAAAATATTTTATCTTTTGAAGATATGGAATATTCTAACTATGCAACTATGGATTTTTCTACTAAAAATTTATTTCTAGGTTCTATTTGTTTTGATTATCAATTTTTACAAAAGAGAAATGTATTAATTCCTATAATAAATAGACAATTAGATTATTCAAAATATAATATATATCCTAATATACAAAAAAATATTTTTAAATACACTCAAAAATTAATAATTGATATATGCAGAGGGAATGCTTCAGAATATAAAAAATATAATATGAATAATAATAGTTTTATTTCAAATATATTTTTATTGACAATTAATAAATTAAATAAAATTTCTGGAGTTATTTTTACTAAAAAAGATGTAATCTCTATTTTAGATAATGGTTATTTTTCATTTTATGAAAAAAATGATATTTTTTTTGTTACCCCCCCATACTGGCGTTCTGATATTATTATTATTGAAGATTTAATTAGTGAAATTATTCGTATTTATGATTATAAGAATATTAAATCAGTACCACCTAAAGAATATATAAATAATTTTCTAGATAAGAAAGAAAAAGTATCATTATCACGAATTAAATTATTTCTCTCAGATCGTGGATATTTTGAAATTATTTCTTATAGTTTTGTAAATCCTATGATACAAAAACATTTTTTATCAAAATTTGATGTACTAAAAATTAAAAATCCTATTTCTAATGATATGTCTGAAATGAGATTATCTTTGTGGATTGGTTTAATAAATTGTATTTCTTATAATCAAAAACGCCAACAAGAATCTATCCGTATCTTTGAGACTGGATCATGTTTTTGTCTTGTAAAAAAAAATAATGATAAAATTGTTCAAAATGAGTATTTATCTGCAGCAATTAGCGGAGTTATTAGTCGTCGTGAATGGTATTTAAAAGATAGAAAATTTGATTTTTATGATTTAAAAGGTGATCTTGAATCTATTTTGAATATTTGCGGAAAGTTAGATTATATAGAATTTGTTTCAGAAAATTATGTTGGTCTATGTGCGGATAAAAGTGCTGGTATTTATTTATCTGGTGAATTAATTGGTCGAATTGGAGTATTAGATATTACTTTTCATAATATTTTTAATTTAAAAGATCCTATTATTTTATTTGAAATTATGTGGAAAAAAATTTGTAGTAAAAATCCTATTAATGTAAAATATATATCTATTTTACCGAGTAGTAAAAGAGATATTTCTATAATTGTTTCAAAAAATATTTTGACTAAAAGTATTCTTGATATATGTTACAAAAATATTAGTATAAAAAAAACTAATATACATATATATGATGTATATTTTGGATTAAATATACCTCCTAAAAAAAAGAGTGTATCTATTTGTTTTGTTTTTAATAGTATTAAAAATACACTTAAAGAATCTGATATTAATTTAAATATTTCTCAATGTATTATTGCCTTAAAAGATAAATTAGGAGCAACTTTAAGAGAATAAATTTATGGTATTAACCAAAGCAGAAATTTCAGATTATTTATTTAATAATCTAGAATTAAGTAAACAAGATATAAAAAATTTAGTAGAAATTTTTTTTGAAGAAGTACGTAAGTCACTGGAAATTGGAGAAGAAGTCAAGTTATCGGGTTTTGGTAATTTTTATCTAAGAGATAAAAAACAAAGGCCCGGAAGAAATCCAAAGACTGGTGAAAATGTTTCTATTTCAGCTCGAAGAGTAGTAGTTTTTAAACCAGGACAAAAGTTAAGAAATAGAGTAGAGTCATTAAAATATGTAAAGATAAAAAATAATATTACTTAAATCTATTTTTATAGAAATAGATTTTTTAAGTTTATTAAAACTTTTATTTAATATTAATTTTATTTTTAAAATCATATTAATAGTTAATATATAATTATATATAATGAATGTTTAATATTTTTTTAAAAAATATAAAACATTTTATAAATTATAAGTAAGAATTATACTGTATTTATTTAATAATTTTCTATAAATTAATAAAAATTATTTAGTTTAATTGTTTTAAATATTATTTATTAAAAATATTTATACTATTAAAAAGTAAATGAATTAATAAATTTACTAAAATTAATATAATAAAAATTATTAATACAGTATAATATTTCATTATATATATTTTATATTGTCATATTTAAATATTTATGTATTTCTTAAAATATTAATAAATTGTTAATTTATAAATAAGAAAAGTTAGTTATATATAAAAATATTTTCTTTATTTTTTTTAATATAAATATTCGATATGATCGTATTTCAATATTTTTATCGTATATAAAAGAATTTTCAAAAAATTCTTCTATAGGTTGACATAATTTTTGAATATTTTTTAATAAAAGTAAATAATTTATTTGCTCTTTTGTATTAAATTTTTTTTGAATAAAATTAATTGATTGAATAAGTTTGTTTTCGTATTGTGTAAAATTTTTTATACATTTTAAGGTTAATGGATTAACTTTAATTATTTTCATTGTATCTATTTTTTTATAGAGAATATTATTAATTCTTTTATATATTTTTAAAATATTTTCCATATTATTGTTTTTTTTAAATTTTGTTAATGCTTTTATACGTACATCTATTTCAACAAGATTTACTAATTTTAAAGATAAAACAGAAAGGATAATATTTTTATTGTGTTTTTTTATATATAAAGACATATATTTAGAAAATATAAATTGTAAAATTGATTTTTGTATTATTTTTTTTTGTTTTATATTTTTGTATAAATTAATTGATTTTTTAATTAATTTTTTTAAATTAATATTTATTTTTTTTTTAATTATTATTCTTATAATTCCTATTGCTGCTCTACGCAATGCAAATGGATCTTTATTATTTTTAGGATATTTTCCAATACTAAAAATTCCAGTTATACTGTCAATTTTATCTGCAATACTTATTGCGCATGATATTTTTTTAGTAGGTAAACTTGACTGAGAAAACGTAGGTAAATAATGTTCTTTAATTGGTATGGCTACATCTTTTTTTTCTTTATCTTGTAAAGCATAATGCATACCAATAATACCTTGAAGAGCTGTGCATTCTGTTATTATATGTGTTGTTAGGTCACACTTAGATAAAATGGCAGATTTTTTTGTTAAATTTAAATTAGAATTTATGATTTTTGCAATATATTTACTTAATTTTTTTATTCTTAATGTTTTATCATACATAGATCCAAGTTTTTTTTGAAAGGAAATATTTTTTAGCAAAATTAATCTTTCAGAGAATTTTATGTTTTGATCTTTTTTTATAAAAAAATCAATATTACTTAGTTTAGAGTATAAAACTTGTTCATTTTCTTTAATTATCTTTTTTGAGTTTATTGTTTTGATATTACTTATAAAAATAAAATAATTAGTAATTTTTCTTGTTTTAATATTATATAAAGGAAAATATTTTTGATTACATTCCATAGTATAGACTAGTATTTCTATAGGAATTTTTAAATATTTTTTTTTAAATTGACCTATATGAGCTATTGGCCATTCTGTAGATATGGCTATTTCTTCTAATAACTTATTATTAATAGTAACTAATTTATTGATTTTTTTAGATAAATTTATTATTTGATCAAATATTTTTTTTTTTCTTTCTTCATAACTAATGAGTATATATTTTTTTTCAAATAATTCAGTAGTATATTGATTTGCATTGCTAAATATTATTTCTTTTGGAGACATTAGAAAATGTCCATAGGAAATGTTTTTAGAATTAATACCTGGTATATTCAATTGAATAATTTTATCATCTAATAAAACCATTATATTATGTATTGGTCTTGAAAATTTAATGGAATTTTCTTTCCATAGCATAGATTTTTTTAATGGTATTTTTTTTATAGTATTAGGTATAATTTTTTTTAATATTTTTTTTAAAGATAGAGGTTTACTTGTGCTAGTATAAGAAAGATATTTATTTTTGTTAATATAGATTTTTTTAGTATTTTTAATAGAAATTTTATTTAGATCTAACCATTTTTTAGCTATTTTTGTTATTTTATTATTTTCATCAAAAGATTTATTTATTAGAGGTCCTATTTTTCTAATATATTTTAATTTGTTAATATAAGATAAAGAAAAAATTTTTAAAGCTATTTTTTTAGAAGTATAGAATAAAATAATTGATTTATATTTTATTTTATTTTTATTTAGTTCTTTTTTAAAAGAACTATGAAAATATTCTGCTATATTTTTAAGTTCTTTGCTAGGTAAATCTTCTGTTTGTATTTCTATTAATAATATTTTTTGATTCATAATTTATCCTTTATTATAAATACATATATATTGTATAGCAATTTTTTTGATTTTTTTTCTTATTTTTAAAATATAGTCTGTTCGGTCAGTAGTAGATAATATCTTTTTACAATCTAATAAATTAAAGTAATGAATAGCATATAACATTTGTTCATATGCAGGAATAGGTAATGGATTAGGTAATTTAATTAATCTATCCGCCTCTTGAATATGTAATTTAAATAATTTTAATAAATGATTTGTATTAGAAAATTCAAAGTTATAAGAAGAATTTTCCTGTTCATTGTGTAAAAATATATCAGAATATTTTGTTTTTTTTTCTGAATTACTATCCCACAATATGTCATATATATTATTTATATTTTGTATATGCATAGCAATTCTTTCTAATCCATATGTTATTTCGATTGTAGGTTGATTACAATTAATTCCTCCCATTTGTTGAAAATATGTAATCTGTGTGATTTCCATTCCGTTTAACCATATTTCCCATCCTAGACCAGACGCCCCTAATGTAGGATTTTCCCAATTATCTTCTATAAACCTAATATCATTATTATTAATATCAATTCCAGTATTTTTTAAAGAAAGTAAATATAATTTTTGTATATTTTCAGGAAATGGTTTCATAATAACCTGAAATTGATAATAATGTTGTAGTCTATTAGGGCTAGTTGTATATCTTCCATCAGAGGGTCTTCTTGATGGTTGTATATAAGCAATTGATATAGGTTCCTTTTTAAGAACATTAAAAAAGGTATGATGATGAAATGTTCCTGCTCCAACAGATATATCTAGTGGTTGTAAAATTGTACATTTATTTTGATGCCAGAATTTTTTTAACATATAAATCATTTTATAAAATGTATATTCTATTTTTGACATTATTTTTCTTTTTTTAGAAATACTCTTAAAAATTTTTAATATATTTATATAAATTAAAATTTATTAAAGTATTTATATTAATTTTGATAAAATTATTTATTTTTAAATAATTTTATTTGTTTTTTGAATTTTAAAATATTTATTTTAAAAAAATTATATTAATATAAATTAATAGTATATTTATATTAAACTTATATTATTTTTTTTATCTATTCTAATGATTATTATAATCAAAGTAGTATATGTATACTATATTTATTTTTAATAATTATAATATATGTTTTTAAAAGGATTAATTAATTGTGATAAAATATATAGGGGCACATGTTAGTGTGGCTGGAGGATTAGAAAAATCTGTTTTAAGGGCTTTTAAATTAGAAGCAACAGCTTTTTCATTTTTTATTAATAATCCATTAAGATGGAATAAAAAACCTTTAGAAAAAGATACAGTATTTAATTTTCGTAAAGCTTGTAAAAAATATCATTATTCTTCTTCACAAATTTTACCTCATAGTAGTTATTTGATTAATTTAGGTCATCCAAATAAAGAAATGAAGAAAAGATCGTGTCAGTCTTTTATTCAAGAGATTAATTCTTGTTATAAATTAGGTTTAACTATGATAAATGTACACCCTGGTAATCATTTATATAAAATTAATGAAAAACAATGTTTAGAAAACATTTCTAATTCTATAAACTTCATTTTAAGTAAAACTAAAAAGATAATTATTGTTTTAGAGAATACAGCAGGTCAAGGAAGTAGTGTTGGATATTGTTTTGAGCATTTAGCATCTATTATTGATAAAATTGAAGATAAATCTAGAATTGGTGTATGTTTGGATACTTGCCATTTATTTGCTTCAGGATATCAACTTAACAACATTGATTATTTTTTGTATACATTTAATAAATTTAATAATTTAATAGGATTTAAATATTTATTAGGTATTCATATAAATGATTCTAAAGGAAAGTTTAATAGTCGATTAGATCGACATCATAATTTAGGTTTTGGTAAAATAAAAAAGAATGTTTTTTCTCGTATTATACAAGCAACTGAATTTCAAAAAATTCCTATTATTCTAGAAACAAAAAATAGTGATATAAGAAAAGATGAAATTTTTTGGTTAAAGAAAACATCATTATTACATAAAAATAGTATTTTTAGTGTATAAAATATTTTTTTATCTAATATTATATATAATTTAATTAATGAAATTAATTTTATATATCTATAATTTTTATAGAATTATATTATATTTAATATTTATTTGAATTTTTAAAAAAAATTTTAATATTTCATAAGGTTGTATAAATATGATAAAATTTAATGCCGTTTATCGTAATAAATTTGGTACAAATAATAGTCGTTATATACGAAGAATTAATCATCAAATTCCAAGTATAATATATGGTAAACAGTTTTTAGAAAAGGAATTATTAATTTTAATAGAACATGATATAATTTTTAATTTACAAAAAAATGATATTTTTTATTCAAGTGAATTATTAATTTCTTTGGAAAATAAAAAATTTTTTGTTATTGTACAAGATATTCAGCGTCATGTATATAAACCAATATTATTACATATAGATTTTTTATGTATTAAATAATTGCATATATAAATAATTTTTAATATTTTTTTATATAAAATATATTTGACAAATAAAAAAATATTTATTTTAAATAATTTTTTTGTATTTTCTTTATATTTATTAAATATTTTTATCGGCACACATTTTTTATAAATTTAATTTTAATTATTATTTTTATAAAAATTTTTCGTGCCGTTTATTTAGAATAATAAACATTATTTATATATAATAAAAAAATATTATTTTATTTTTTTAAGGTCTTTATAAATAAAAGTATTTGATTTATTAACTTTTTAATAAATATTAGAAAGAAATATTTTACAATTTATTATTTTTATATTATTTTATAAAATTTTTTAAAAAACTTTTTAGGAAAAAAAATGAATGATTTAATATATAAAAAACATATTTCAATTAAAAAGTTCGGGCAAAATTTTTTAATAAATAAAAAAATTATTAACAAAATTATAGAAAAAATAAATTTCATTAAAAATGATAATGTTATTGAAATTGGACCAGGTTTTGGTGCATTGACATTCCCTATCTGTAGTTTTATAAAAAAAATGACAGTTTTAGAGATAGATGAAAATATTGTTTTTTTTTTATTACAAAGTATATATTTTAAAAAAATAAAAGTTATTTTAACTGATGTTATGAAATTTAATTTTATATATTTTTTTTCTGATAAAAAAAATATTTTATATCGTTTTATAGGTAATTTACCATATAATATTTCTTCATGTTTTTTTTTAAGTACTATTAGATATATTCAAAATATTTATGATATGCATTTTATGTTTCAAAAAGAAGTAGCTAATAGATTATTAGCATCTCCGGGAAATAAGGAATATGGTAGATTAAGTGTAATTGCTCAACATTTTTATTACATTAAATCAATTATAAATGTTAATAAATGTAATTTTTTTCCTATACCAAAAGTAGATTCTGTTTTTTTACAATTTATTCCTCGAGAAATATACCCTCAATCTAAAATAGAAAAATATTTTTTTGCTTTAGAATTAATTACTCGTAATGCTTTTCAGCATAGGCGTAAGTTTTTAAATAAAAATTTATCTAAATTATTTTCTAAAAATCAATTATTTTCTTTAGGTATTAATCCTTATGTTCGAGCAGAAAATATTAGAGTATCTCAATATTTTTTATTAGCTAAAGAATTTTTGAAAATACAAAATTAATATAATAACAATATTATTTATTATTTTTAATTAAAAATACATTTTATTTGAATTAAGCTTAAAATATATTTAATAATTGATATATAAATTTTATTTTTCATTTTTTTTAACGTCCTTGTTAATATTAAAATATTAATTATTTATATAATTTTATTTTTATAAATTTTTTAGTTTTTGTAAACATAATATCGGATATTTCCCAATATGTTGAAATGTAGAAATAGTAGCAAAAGCTCCATTTAAAGTAGAATCATAGTGTATTTTATATTTTAGCGCGTTTTGTCGAATTTCACGAGTTTCTTTATTTATTTTATTATCTATTGATGTATTTATTATATAAATATATTTTTTATTTTTAATAAAGTCTTGTATATTAGGTCTTCCTTCGTGTTTTTTATTAACTAATTTAGCATTAATTCCTATAGATTTTAATTTTAAATATGTTCCTAAGGTTGCTTCAATATTGAAATTTAACTTTTCTAATTGTATAGCAATGTTATTTATTGAATTTTTATCTGAATCCTTT
The nucleotide sequence above comes from Buchnera aphidicola (Cinara curvipes). Encoded proteins:
- the pheS gene encoding phenylalanine--tRNA ligase subunit alpha, whose translation is MKLKKEIHQSLKKIFKLAILEMKEIDNINSLNNFQSKYLGKNSVISFYFNKLIKLNISERIQCSVILNDFKKNIKNKINNKKKKIHRDILKEKKNKSFFDYSLPGRKFERGSLHPITIVINEMKKIFNHLGFLTYYGPELEDVYYNFDSLNIPNNHPSRSINDTFWFNSNHILRTQTSSMQVRILEKYSYPIRAIFPGKVYRRDYDHTHTPMFHQIEGLIVDKSISFSNLKWILENFITQILKKDVKLRFRSSYFPFTCPSAEMDIQDKYGNWLEILGCGMVHPNVLKNCKIDHNVYSACAFGVGIERIAMLKYSVSDIRYFFENDIRFLKQFV
- the pheT gene encoding phenylalanine--tRNA ligase subunit beta, whose translation is MKFGEEWLHKWINLSISSKKICRQLTDFGCEAEFIKENKILFLNTVIGQIISKKIYNINKKLIVYTVCIDKNKNVLIIYKETKYLLIGTKVPVILSKKFLKKNIDKFLFDFNENILSNRLGSYSKLNIEKNNHNIIILEDTAKIGSNFNDYFYKNTCIIKLSIPFNRIDLRSIWGISREIAILNNLPLPKLVYKSSLDQKKLFSCNFNVNIQINNIQYIFCELYSIKLKSVLPFWMQDRLRRSCMLTNNIITNILNYIFIETGHWFHVFDLDKLNKNLFIKCIEKKEIIKDIYNNDFSLLEGTIVLSDNKNILSFEDMEYSNYATMDFSTKNLFLGSICFDYQFLQKRNVLIPIINRQLDYSKYNIYPNIQKNIFKYTQKLIIDICRGNASEYKKYNMNNNSFISNIFLLTINKLNKISGVIFTKKDVISILDNGYFSFYEKNDIFFVTPPYWRSDIIIIEDLISEIIRIYDYKNIKSVPPKEYINNFLDKKEKVSLSRIKLFLSDRGYFEIISYSFVNPMIQKHFLSKFDVLKIKNPISNDMSEMRLSLWIGLINCISYNQKRQQESIRIFETGSCFCLVKKNNDKIVQNEYLSAAISGVISRREWYLKDRKFDFYDLKGDLESILNICGKLDYIEFVSENYVGLCADKSAGIYLSGELIGRIGVLDITFHNIFNLKDPIILFEIMWKKICSKNPINVKYISILPSSKRDISIIVSKNILTKSILDICYKNISIKKTNIHIYDVYFGLNIPPKKKSVSICFVFNSIKNTLKESDINLNISQCIIALKDKLGATLRE
- a CDS encoding integration host factor subunit alpha, whose amino-acid sequence is MVLTKAEISDYLFNNLELSKQDIKNLVEIFFEEVRKSLEIGEEVKLSGFGNFYLRDKKQRPGRNPKTGENVSISARRVVVFKPGQKLRNRVESLKYVKIKNNIT
- the glyS gene encoding glycine--tRNA ligase subunit beta produces the protein MNQKILLIEIQTEDLPSKELKNIAEYFHSSFKKELNKNKIKYKSIILFYTSKKIALKIFSLSYINKLKYIRKIGPLINKSFDENNKITKIAKKWLDLNKISIKNTKKIYINKNKYLSYTSTSKPLSLKKILKKIIPNTIKKIPLKKSMLWKENSIKFSRPIHNIMVLLDDKIIQLNIPGINSKNISYGHFLMSPKEIIFSNANQYTTELFEKKYILISYEERKKKIFDQIINLSKKINKLVTINNKLLEEIAISTEWPIAHIGQFKKKYLKIPIEILVYTMECNQKYFPLYNIKTRKITNYFIFISNIKTINSKKIIKENEQVLYSKLSNIDFFIKKDQNIKFSERLILLKNISFQKKLGSMYDKTLRIKKLSKYIAKIINSNLNLTKKSAILSKCDLTTHIITECTALQGIIGMHYALQDKEKKDVAIPIKEHYLPTFSQSSLPTKKISCAISIADKIDSITGIFSIGKYPKNNKDPFALRRAAIGIIRIIIKKKININLKKLIKKSINLYKNIKQKKIIQKSILQFIFSKYMSLYIKKHNKNIILSVLSLKLVNLVEIDVRIKALTKFKKNNNMENILKIYKRINNILYKKIDTMKIIKVNPLTLKCIKNFTQYENKLIQSINFIQKKFNTKEQINYLLLLKNIQKLCQPIEEFFENSFIYDKNIEIRSYRIFILKKIKKIFLYITNFSYL
- a CDS encoding glycine--tRNA ligase subunit alpha, coding for MSKIEYTFYKMIYMLKKFWHQNKCTILQPLDISVGAGTFHHHTFFNVLKKEPISIAYIQPSRRPSDGRYTTSPNRLQHYYQFQVIMKPFPENIQKLYLLSLKNTGIDINNNDIRFIEDNWENPTLGASGLGWEIWLNGMEITQITYFQQMGGINCNQPTIEITYGLERIAMHIQNINNIYDILWDSNSEKKTKYSDIFLHNEQENSSYNFEFSNTNHLLKLFKLHIQEADRLIKLPNPLPIPAYEQMLYAIHYFNLLDCKKILSTTDRTDYILKIRKKIKKIAIQYICIYNKG
- the nfo gene encoding deoxyribonuclease IV, with the translated sequence MKYIGAHVSVAGGLEKSVLRAFKLEATAFSFFINNPLRWNKKPLEKDTVFNFRKACKKYHYSSSQILPHSSYLINLGHPNKEMKKRSCQSFIQEINSCYKLGLTMINVHPGNHLYKINEKQCLENISNSINFILSKTKKIIIVLENTAGQGSSVGYCFEHLASIIDKIEDKSRIGVCLDTCHLFASGYQLNNIDYFLYTFNKFNNLIGFKYLLGIHINDSKGKFNSRLDRHHNLGFGKIKKNVFSRIIQATEFQKIPIILETKNSDIRKDEIFWLKKTSLLHKNSIFSV
- the rplY gene encoding 50S ribosomal protein L25, which produces MIKFNAVYRNKFGTNNSRYIRRINHQIPSIIYGKQFLEKELLILIEHDIIFNLQKNDIFYSSELLISLENKKFFVIVQDIQRHVYKPILLHIDFLCIK
- the rsmA gene encoding 16S rRNA (adenine(1518)-N(6)/adenine(1519)-N(6))-dimethyltransferase RsmA; its protein translation is MNDLIYKKHISIKKFGQNFLINKKIINKIIEKINFIKNDNVIEIGPGFGALTFPICSFIKKMTVLEIDENIVFFLLQSIYFKKIKVILTDVMKFNFIYFFSDKKNILYRFIGNLPYNISSCFFLSTIRYIQNIYDMHFMFQKEVANRLLASPGNKEYGRLSVIAQHFYYIKSIINVNKCNFFPIPKVDSVFLQFIPREIYPQSKIEKYFFALELITRNAFQHRRKFLNKNLSKLFSKNQLFSLGINPYVRAENIRVSQYFLLAKEFLKIQN